In the Nitrospirota bacterium genome, CGCGTCGTTCGAGAATCGTTTCCCCGCGGTGAGCGAGATCAGCGCGCGAGTCTCTGGCGGGGTGAGCCGCAGGGCATCCCAATTCAGCACCTGCATCTGTCCGTTGGCGTGGAAGGCGGCCAGGCTTGGCGGCGGGGCGTTGCGGCTGATCAGAATCACCACGACACCCTCCGGGATCTGAGTCAGCCCTTCGCGCATGACGTCGTGAATCACCGAGTCGGATGGGAGCTCGTGGTAGTTGTCGAAGACCACGACGGATGGCCGGGGCAATCGCTCGGTCAGCGCCTCGAAATACCGGCGGGTAAACACCGGCAGACCGGGCAGACGATCCGGGGTCAGGAGCGGCAGCGGCCGGCGCACGCGGGGCGCCGCCTTTTTGGCGGCTAATCCCAGGTAATAGAACAATGACGCCGGATCGGCATCGCCGGCGTCGAGATGATACCAGATGGCTTTGCGCCGGCGAACGGCGAGATAGCTGGAGACCAGCGTGGTCTTGCCGGAGCCTGGAGGCCCATTTACCCAAAGGACACGACGCGGACCCGGTCGGTCCAACAGGCGAAACAGCCGCGGCCGTTGCAACACTTTCGCAGACACGGGCGGACTGATCTTGGCCAGGCCGCCGAGGTGTTGCCTGACACGGACCATAAGGCCCTCTGGGGACCGCGTGGGAAAGGAGCGTCAGTATACATAAAAGTCAAGCTCAGAGGGAAGCATTAAATTCATTAAATTCATTCCCGTGGCCCCGAAAACTGTCTCAGTAAGGGGGTTCACGTCAAACACTTCTGAGCCCCGGAAGGTGGGCATCCGGTCGTTGTGTTGAAACTGTACTAGCGCCGTCCGCTTGGGGCGGTACGGCGCGCATGGCCGTAATCAATCCTCGTGCCGCCTGGCTCTGTCCATCCTGGCGCGCCAGCCAACAAGCGATACCCAATGCCAGCAGCGCGGCCCCGGCTCGCCCCCACCCACGTCCCTAAAACTCACGTCCAAGTTGCAGTCGAAGTTGACTTCTTATTTTTAAGAAGTTATGATGGCTACCCGTGTGGCGCGTGCGTGAGCACCGGGAGTTGGGAAAGCGGGCCCGAAAGCTGCCCGTGGCTGTGTTAAAAAAATACGAACTCTGGAAAAATCTTGTGTTTCGACACGGACCGGCCGTTCTGAGAACATTTCCCGGCTTCCACGATGAGAAGCTTAAAGGCGAGCGATCGGGCCAACGCTCGTCGCGTCTCAGCCTTCAGTACCGCGTCATTTATCAAGTGGAGGAGCGTGAACAGGTCGTCTACGTGCTGGATGTGACGCCGCATCAGTATTCGGAGAGCCCAGCCATGAAGAAAGCAACTTCCACGCAGTTCATCCCCGCGAAACCGCGCATCATCCTGACCACCGGGGAGGTGATCAAAATGCTGCGAGACTTGAAGGGCTGGACCCAGAAGGACCTGTCCCTGCGATGCGGCATCAGCCCGAGTAACCTGAGCCTGCTCGAACACGACCGACTGGAGATCGGAAAAAGACGGGCTGAGCAATTGGCCAAAGCGTTCGGTATTCATCCGGCGATTATTATGTTCCCCGAATACGAAGGCTCCGAGATCGCCCGAGTCGCGTAGCCAGACACCCGCCCAATGGCAGCTGCCTTCAGGAGGAGCTTGAGCCGCCGAGTCATCCGTGACGATCTCTGAAGCAACCACTGCCGAAGACTATACGACCGGGCCGAGCGAGATCGTAACGGCGCGTCATCATGGCGTCGAGACAACGTCCGCTGCGAATCATACCGTAGGAGGAAGGACGCAGACGAGCCGTGGGCTTCGCTGGTCATCATGGCTTGCCTTCCTGACTAGAAGTGACTATGATTGGTCTATGAAAACCGTCCGCATTGCCGAACTCAAAGCCCGACTCAGCGGGTATCTCCGAGAAGTCCGGAGCGGTCGATCCGTCACCGTGCTCGATCGCGATACGCCGATCGCACGGATCGTTCCCTATACCCCCGACGTCGCTTCCCTGATCGTCCACAAACCGCTGCCGAACGCCCCACCTCCCGGTCGCGTGAAGTTACCGCCCCCTCTTTCCATTAAGGGTGATATCGTTGACCTCCTCATGGTGGAACGGCAAGGCGAACGGTGATCGCCTACGTCGATTCGTCGGTTCTCCTACGGGTCGTGCTGGGACAGCGACACGCCCTCCGAGAGTGGCCCACCATCGAACGAGGAATCGCGAGTGCGTTGGTCCAGGTGGAATGCCTCCGAACCCTGGACCGACTCCGCATTCAGCAGCGCATCGACCAAGCCACCATCGCCGAGCGGCGCGAGGCGATCTACACGGTGATCGACACGTTGGAAATCGCTGCACTCACGCAGAGTGTGCTGTCTCGAGCCGCCGCGCCGTTTCCAACGGAACTCGGCACGCTGGATGCCCTCCATCTTGCCACCGTCCTGCTGTGGCGCGACCAGGTTCAGCAAGATCTCGTCATGGCTACCCACGATGCCGCGCTGGGCCTGGCCGCCCGGGCGTCGGGCTTGCGCGTGGTCGGCGTCTAGCCCGCGTTGCACCTCCCCGGTGGCAAGCAAGTGGCTGGGGTCCGACAACAAGATGCCGTATTCAAAGCCGAGCCGGACGCGATATACACGGTCTGAAAGTTACTCAGTCCAGCAGAAACGTCAGCCGTTCATCGGCTTTTGACGGCGTGATTTCAAGAATTTCCCCGCTGACAACATTTCCCGCCACAAACGGATCATCGTTCACCCTGCGTTGGAGATCTGACAGTGACGTGTTATGCGCCACAATCCCACCGCCCAAACGAGGCTGAAGACCGCCGGCCAACAAAAATACGCCGTCATCAAAACCGCGTTTGATCCATTCCTTGTGGCCGTCCATGAATTGGCCGGCTTGGCCTTTGTTGTCGGAAAAACGAAGAAGGACGATAAACATTGGACCTATTCTCTCCTTTCGGCATCAACTCCGTTTCTCCAACAACCCCTTGAGCACGCCCAACTCTTTCTTCAGCGCCGCACCCATCCGCGCAAAGTCCTGATCCGAGATATCCGACGTCTGAAAGAACGTGAACACGTACTCGCTGCCGTCGCCGTTGGGAATCACGCGCGAGTACGCCACATCCTCCTCGCCCCCTGCCACCGAGGTGTACATGTCCACGACTCCGGATCGAGGATCGCTCGCGTAGCGAAGGGTCATCTCTCCGCCCGGCGTGGTCACGATCCAGCGGCTCCCGTCGCGGCGCAGCTTCTGGCAAAAGACCACGGCCCACTGAGGAAGGGTCTCAATGTTCGCCACAAAGTCGAACACCGCGTTGGGGGTTGCCCGAATGGTGATGGTCTGGTGTACGCGTTCATGGGTCGCCTCCGGCTGGCGGTGTTGTGAACCACCGGCAGCGTAGGCGATGTCGGTGACAACCCTGTGTCAGCAGACCAGAGCGCGGCCTGGCGCTCGCACGTGCGGATGTAGTCGGAGAGGGTCGGGCCCGGGCGCGGGGGAAAGGTCTCGGGCAGCAGATGCGTCTCGACCAGATCATCGACGTAGGGGAACCGCCCCCACGCCAAGCTCTCCCCGATTCTGCAGCCGACGACCGCCACGGGTTCTCCGCCGTCAAGGACATAGGCAAACCGGTAGCCGGATGCCTCTTGGCGTCGGACTCGGGAGACGAAATCACTGCTAGCCACATGCGGACGCAGCTCGTGCATCACGGCGAAACACGTCGAGGTATCGTCGCATTGAGTCATCGTCGCATTGGCACCACGTCTGCTGCAAATCATACGTAGGTGCGAAAACGCAGACAAGCCGTGGGCCGTGGTGGTTAGCGACCTGCCTCCGCGGGGTGTGTGGTCGATGTCGCGGTCACGACCGGCGAGGTCAACGAAGGGCCCCACTTGCTTGAAGATTTCGCGCGGATTGAAGCGACGACCGGGGTCCCGGTGCGCACCGTCACGGCCGATGGCGCCCATGCGCATCCCGCCAACTACGCGGCGCTGGAGGCCCCCGGCACGTCCGTTGCTGCCCGTATCATCCGCCCGTATCATCCGCGCGTTGTGCTCACGCGTGAGCCCATGCTATGTTGGAGCCCTACCTATTTCATCTCGTATCGTTCGTGTCTCTGCGCGGGGCTGCCATGGCTCGAAGACATCCCTTACTTGCCAAAGTCACCCCGCCCAGCTTGCCGCGCATCCTGAATCGGCCGCGGCTCTTTCGAGTCTTGGACCGAGCGCGACAGCGGCCGATCACCTGGATTTGCGCGCCTCCCGGGTCCGGCAAAACCACGCTGGTCGCCAGCTACGCGCGCTCGCGGAGACTCGCGGTCCTGTGGGACCAGCTCGATGCGGGCGATGCGGACCCCGCCACGTTCTTTCACTACCTGGGGCTGGCGAGCCGCCAAGCCTCTCCGCGATATCGCAGGCCGCTGCCGCACCTCACGCCGGAGTACCTGCCCGGCCTGGCGATCTTTGCCAGGCGCTTCTTTGAGGAGGTCTTCGCACGCCTCAAAACGCCGGCGGTGGTCGTGTTCGACAACTATCAGGACGTGCCCGATGACGCGAGGTTCCACGAGCTGATGCCGCTCGGGCTGAGCGCGATTCCCCACACGGTGTCGGTCGTGGTGCTCAGTCGTCGAGCGCCCCACCCCGCCCTCGGGGCGCTGCAAGCTCGCCGGACCATGTCGGTGGTGGACGACGAGGCGCTCCGCCTGACCCCGACCGAACTGAGACGCTTGGCCGCCCTGCACATGAAGGGTCGCACCTCGCGGTCCCGGCGAGACCTTGATCGTCTGTATCAGCAGACCCAGGGATGGTTTGCCGGGGCGGTCTTGTTCCTCGATCCCCATCACGGCCGCTGCGATACGGCCGACGGCGAGGGCCGGCCGTCGCGGGAGATCCTGTTCGACTACCTGGCGTCCGAGGCCATGAAGGATCTGGATGCGGACACCCACACGGTGCTGCTCAAGACCAGTCTCTTGCCGAGCCTCTCGGTCTCAACGGCCCGGGCGCTGACCGGCGTGGACCAGGCCGGAGAGATTCTCGCTCGGCTCCATCGTGCCCGCTACTTTACCGAGCGGCGTTCTGATCCCGAACCGACCTATCAATACCACCCCTTGTTTCGGGAGTTTCTGCAGGCACGGGCCGCCACGGTCTACCCCCCCGAGGAACTGCGCGGTCTGCGCGAGACCGCGGCTCGACTCTTGGAGGGGACCGGGCTGATCGAGGAGGCGGGCGCGCTCTACCAGGAAGCCCGGCAGCACAACGGGCTTGTGCGGCTGGCACTCACCCACGCGCCGGCGCTATTTGTCCAAGGCCGATCCGCTCTAATCGAGCAGTGGATCGGCCATTTGCCGTTGCCCTTGGTTGAGCAGACCCCCTGGCTGCTCTATTGGCGTGCAAACTGCCTCCTGCCCGTCAGCCCGGCCAAGGCGCAGCCGCTCTATATGAGCGCGTACGAGCAGTTCCAGACGGCCGGAGACCGCGCCGGCGCCCTGCTGGCGTGGTGCGGCGTCGTGGATGCCATCTGGTATGCCTGGGAGGACCTTCCCCAGATGGACCCCTGGATCGAGCGATTTGCAACGCTCATGCCGGAAGGCGAGCCCTATCCCTCGCCAGAGATCGAG is a window encoding:
- a CDS encoding helix-turn-helix domain-containing protein, which produces MWRVREHRELGKRARKLPVAVLKKYELWKNLVFRHGPAVLRTFPGFHDEKLKGERSGQRSSRLSLQYRVIYQVEEREQVVYVLDVTPHQYSESPAMKKATSTQFIPAKPRIILTTGEVIKMLRDLKGWTQKDLSLRCGISPSNLSLLEHDRLEIGKRRAEQLAKAFGIHPAIIMFPEYEGSEIARVA
- a CDS encoding type II toxin-antitoxin system prevent-host-death family antitoxin, translating into MKTVRIAELKARLSGYLREVRSGRSVTVLDRDTPIARIVPYTPDVASLIVHKPLPNAPPPGRVKLPPPLSIKGDIVDLLMVERQGER
- a CDS encoding PIN domain-containing protein is translated as MIAYVDSSVLLRVVLGQRHALREWPTIERGIASALVQVECLRTLDRLRIQQRIDQATIAERREAIYTVIDTLEIAALTQSVLSRAAAPFPTELGTLDALHLATVLLWRDQVQQDLVMATHDAALGLAARASGLRVVGV
- a CDS encoding SRPBCC family protein, whose translation is MAYAAGGSQHRQPEATHERVHQTITIRATPNAVFDFVANIETLPQWAVVFCQKLRRDGSRWIVTTPGGEMTLRYASDPRSGVVDMYTSVAGGEEDVAYSRVIPNGDGSEYVFTFFQTSDISDQDFARMGAALKKELGVLKGLLEKRS